A single region of the Hippoglossus hippoglossus isolate fHipHip1 chromosome 17, fHipHip1.pri, whole genome shotgun sequence genome encodes:
- the nr2f6a gene encoding nuclear receptor subfamily 2 group F member 6a isoform X1: MAMVSGGWGDPNGGTNGLGDKSYLRGEEEDGSPQAGGSDMEAGDDDKACVVDCVVCGDKSSGKHYGVFTCEGCKSFFKRSVRRNLSYTCRSNRECQIDQHHRNQCQYCRLKKCFRVGMRKEAVQRGRIPPQPSLSPSITPLGGAGGLGGGEFYNNNNGGSGGGQPVSELISQLLRAEPYPSSRFGHQYNQQAGPDNAMGIDNICELAARLLFSTVEWARSIPYFPELPVSDQVALLRLSWSELFILNAAQSALPLHMAPLLAAAGFHSSPMSAERVVSFMDQVRVFQDQVDKLTRLQVDSAEYSCLKAIALFSPDACGLTDPVHVESLQEKAQVALTEYERMQYPSQPQRFGRLLLRLPALRAVPASLISQLFFMRLVGKTPIETLIRDMQLSGSSISWPYVPGQ, from the exons ATGGCCATGGTGAGTGGGGGCTGGGGAGATCCCAACGGGGGCACCAACGGGCTGGGGGACAAGAGCTACctgaggggggaggaggaggacggctCCCCGCAGGCGGGAGGCAGCGACATGGAGGCCGGGGACGACGACAAGGCGTGCGTGGTGGACTGCGTGGTGTGCGGGGACAAGTCCAGCGGCAAACACTACGGCGTGTTCACGTGCGAGGGCTGCAAGAGCTTCTTCAAGAGGAGCGTGAGACGCAACCTGAGCTACACCTGCAG GTCGAACAGAGAGTGTCAGATTGACCAGCACCACAGGAACCAGTGCCAGTACTGTCGCCTGAAGAAGTGTTTCCGTGTTGGCATGCGCAAAGAAG CAGTTCAACGCGGTCGCATCCCACCTCAGCCGAGCCTCAGCCCCTCCATCACACCCCTAGGGGGTGCCGGCGGCCTTGGAGGTGGTGagttttacaacaacaacaatggaggAAGTGGCGGAGGTCAGCCGGTGTCAGAGCTCATCTCTCAGCTGCTGCGAGCTGAGCCATATCCCAGCAGTCGGTTTGGGCACCAGTACAACCAACAGGCCGGTCCAGATAACGCCATGGGGATCGACAATATCTGTGAACTGGCTGCTCGGCTACTCTTCAGCACCGTGGAGTGGGCCAGAAGCATCCCTTATTTCCCTGAGCTGCCTGTTTCAGACCAG GTGGCCCTGCTGAGGCTGAGCTGGAGCGAGCTGTTCATCCTCAACGCCGCCCAGTCGGCTCTGCCGCTCCACATGGCTCCCCTGTTGGCGGCGGCCGGCTTCCACTCCTCGCCCATGTCCGCTGAGCGCGTGGTGTCCTTCATGGACCAGGTGAGGGTGTTCCAGGACCAGGTGGACAAGCTGACCAGGCTGCAGGTGGACTCCGCTGAGTACAGCTGTCTCAAGGCCATCGCTCTCTTCTCACCAG ATGCCTGTGGTCTGACAGACCCCGTCCACGTGGAGTCTCTGCAGGAGAAGGCTCAGGTGGCTCTGACGGAGTACGAGAGGATGCAGTACCCGAGTCAGCCACAGCGTTTCGGCCGCCTGCTCCTGCGCCTCCCCGCCCTGCGCGCCGTCCCCGCCAGCCTCATCTCCCAGCTCTTTTTCATGCGCCTGGTAGGAAAGACACCCATCGAGACGCTGATCCGTGACATGCAGCTCTCCGGAAGCTCTATCAGCTGGCCCTATGTCCCAGGACAGTAG
- the nr2f6a gene encoding nuclear receptor subfamily 2 group F member 6a isoform X2: MAMVSGGWGDPNGGTNGLGDKSYLRGEEEDGSPQAGGSDMEAGDDDKACVVDCVVCGDKSSGKHYGVFTCEGCKSFFKRSVRRNLSYTCRSNRECQIDQHHRNQCQYCRLKKCFRVGMRKEVQRGRIPPQPSLSPSITPLGGAGGLGGGEFYNNNNGGSGGGQPVSELISQLLRAEPYPSSRFGHQYNQQAGPDNAMGIDNICELAARLLFSTVEWARSIPYFPELPVSDQVALLRLSWSELFILNAAQSALPLHMAPLLAAAGFHSSPMSAERVVSFMDQVRVFQDQVDKLTRLQVDSAEYSCLKAIALFSPDACGLTDPVHVESLQEKAQVALTEYERMQYPSQPQRFGRLLLRLPALRAVPASLISQLFFMRLVGKTPIETLIRDMQLSGSSISWPYVPGQ; the protein is encoded by the exons ATGGCCATGGTGAGTGGGGGCTGGGGAGATCCCAACGGGGGCACCAACGGGCTGGGGGACAAGAGCTACctgaggggggaggaggaggacggctCCCCGCAGGCGGGAGGCAGCGACATGGAGGCCGGGGACGACGACAAGGCGTGCGTGGTGGACTGCGTGGTGTGCGGGGACAAGTCCAGCGGCAAACACTACGGCGTGTTCACGTGCGAGGGCTGCAAGAGCTTCTTCAAGAGGAGCGTGAGACGCAACCTGAGCTACACCTGCAG GTCGAACAGAGAGTGTCAGATTGACCAGCACCACAGGAACCAGTGCCAGTACTGTCGCCTGAAGAAGTGTTTCCGTGTTGGCATGCGCAAAGAAG TTCAACGCGGTCGCATCCCACCTCAGCCGAGCCTCAGCCCCTCCATCACACCCCTAGGGGGTGCCGGCGGCCTTGGAGGTGGTGagttttacaacaacaacaatggaggAAGTGGCGGAGGTCAGCCGGTGTCAGAGCTCATCTCTCAGCTGCTGCGAGCTGAGCCATATCCCAGCAGTCGGTTTGGGCACCAGTACAACCAACAGGCCGGTCCAGATAACGCCATGGGGATCGACAATATCTGTGAACTGGCTGCTCGGCTACTCTTCAGCACCGTGGAGTGGGCCAGAAGCATCCCTTATTTCCCTGAGCTGCCTGTTTCAGACCAG GTGGCCCTGCTGAGGCTGAGCTGGAGCGAGCTGTTCATCCTCAACGCCGCCCAGTCGGCTCTGCCGCTCCACATGGCTCCCCTGTTGGCGGCGGCCGGCTTCCACTCCTCGCCCATGTCCGCTGAGCGCGTGGTGTCCTTCATGGACCAGGTGAGGGTGTTCCAGGACCAGGTGGACAAGCTGACCAGGCTGCAGGTGGACTCCGCTGAGTACAGCTGTCTCAAGGCCATCGCTCTCTTCTCACCAG ATGCCTGTGGTCTGACAGACCCCGTCCACGTGGAGTCTCTGCAGGAGAAGGCTCAGGTGGCTCTGACGGAGTACGAGAGGATGCAGTACCCGAGTCAGCCACAGCGTTTCGGCCGCCTGCTCCTGCGCCTCCCCGCCCTGCGCGCCGTCCCCGCCAGCCTCATCTCCCAGCTCTTTTTCATGCGCCTGGTAGGAAAGACACCCATCGAGACGCTGATCCGTGACATGCAGCTCTCCGGAAGCTCTATCAGCTGGCCCTATGTCCCAGGACAGTAG